The genomic DNA GCTACGCCTCGCCGTGGGCTGCTCCAGGCGTGCCGCTCAAAGCCATCAAGTGGCTGCTGGAGCGCCACGCGCCATTGGCCATCAAGCTGACCGGCGACGTCGACCAGTACCTGTGGATGGCACAGATGCTGCGCAACTGCACCGCCAGCCGGTATGCAGTGAACAAGGAGCGCATGGTGCGCCTGTCTGAGTACAGCCGCGATTGCCTCGACGAACTGCGCGCCGAAACCGGTATCGCCTACGAAAGCCGTACTCTGGGCACTACTCAGCTGTTCCGTACCCAGGCTCAGCTTGATGCTGCTGCCAAGGACATCGCAGTGCTCGAGCAGTCGGGCGTGCCCTATGAACTGCTGGACCGCGATGGCATTGCTCGCGTCGAACCTGCCTTGGCTGGGGTCAAGGACATTCTTGCCGGCGCCCTGCGCCTGCCCAACGACCAGACCGGCGATTGCCAGCTGTTCACCACCAAGCTTGCTGAAATGGCCCTCAAGCTGGGTGTCGAATTCCGCTTTGGCCAGGACATCCAGCGCCTGGACTTCGCCGGTGACCGAATCAACGGCGTATGGGTCGACGGCAAGCTGGAAACCGCCGACCGCTACGTGCTGGCGCTGGGCAGCTACTCGCCGCAGATGCTCAAACCGCTGGGTATCAAGGCGCCGGTGTACCCGCTCAAGGGTTATTCGCTGACCGTGCCGATCACCAACGCCGACATGGCGCCGACCTCGACCATTCTCGATGAGACCTACAAGGTCGCCATCACCCGCTTCGACAACCGTATCCGTGTCGGTGGAATGGCTGAGATAGCCGGTTTTGACCTGTCGCTTAACCCACGCCGGCGCGAAACACTGGAGATGATCGTCAACGACCTTTATCCTCGCGGCGGTGACCTGAGCCAGGCCAGTTTCTGGACCGGTCTGCGTCCGGCGACCCCGGATGGAACCCCGATTGTGGGTGCCACCGCATTCCGTAACCTGTTCCTCAACACCGGCCACGGAACTCTGGGTTGGACCATGGCCTGTGGTTCCGGGCGCCTGCTGGCTGACCTGATTGCGCGCAAAAAGCCGCAAATCAGCGCTGAAGGGCTGGATATTTCACGGTATGGCAAAACCCGGGAAGTCGCCAAGCAAGGCCATACAGCGCCCGTGCATCAGTAATCGGCCTGCTATACCGGCCTCATCGCTGGCACGCCGGCTCCTACACTGACCCTGTGGGAACCGGCTTGCCGGCGATGAATCCAACACTGTTTTCAACCTGAACCACCATAAGGCTGCCGCCATGCGTCCCGCCCGTGCCCTGATCGACCTCCAAGCCCTGCGTCACAACTACCGCCTTGCCCGGGAACTGACCGGCGCCAAGGCCCTCGCCGTGATCAAGGCCGACGCCTACGGCCACGGTGCCGTGCGTTGCGCTCTTGCGCTGGAAGCCGAAGCCGATGGCTTTGCCGTTGCGTGTATCGAAGAGGCGCTGGAGTTGCGAGCGGCGGGTATCAAGGCTCCGATGCTGCTGCTTGAAGGCTTCTTCGAAGCCAGCGAGCTTTCGCTGATCGCCGAGCACGACCTGTGGTGCGTAGTGCATTCGTTGTGGCAGCTGGAGGCCATCGAAAAGACGCCCGTGCACAAGCCATTGACCCTCTGGCTCAAGCTCGACAGCGGCATGCACCGTGTCGGCCTGCACCCCAAGGACTATCACGAGGCTTACCAGCGCCTGCTGGCCAGCGGCAAGGTTGCGCGCATCGTGCTGATGAGCCATTTCGCCCGTGCCGACGAGCTGGATGCCGATGCCACTGAGCAACAGATTGCCGTATTCGAGGCTGCCCGCCAGGGCTTGGCTGCCGAATGCAGCCTGCGTAACTCGCCCGGCGTGCTTGCCTGGCCTCATGCCCCGAGCGATTGGGTGCGCCCTGGCATCATGCTGTATGGCGCAACACCGTTCGAGGTAGCGCAAGCCCAGGCCGAGCGCCTGCAGCCGGTGATGACCCTGCAATCGCGGGTGATCAGCGTGCGTGAGTTGCCTGCTGGCGAGCCGGTGGGCTATGGCGCCAAGTTCATCAGCCCACGCCCCACCCGAGTGGGCGTGGTTGCCATGGGCTACGCCGACGGCTACCCCCGGCAAGCCCCCACCGGCACGCCGGTGATGGTCGCCGGCAAGCGCAGCCAGCTGATTGGCCGCGTTTCCATGGACATGCTGTGCATCGACCTGACCGACGTGCCCGAAGCGACCATCGGCAGCCCGGTCGAGCTATGGGGCAAGCACGTGTTGGCCAGTGAAGTCGCCATGCACGCAGGGACCATCCCCTACCAGATCTTCTGTAACCTCAAACGCGTGCCGCTGGACTATTTCGGCGAATGACACGTTGAAGCGGACAGCCTGAGGGGCGGTGTGTTGTAAATACTGAACGGCATTGCCATGATATCGTTCACATTCACCCCGCCATCTCACCGTTTCAGGAGGCTCCAGCTTTGGACGTCGGCGAACGACTGCAAGCCATCCGCAAGCTCAAGGGCCTGTCCCAGCGTGAACTCGCCAAGCGTGCGGGCGTGACCAACAGCACCATCTCGATGATCGAGAAGAACAGTGTGAGCCCCTCTATCAGCTCGCTGCGCAAGGTGCTAAGCGGCATTCCAATGTCCATGGTCGAGTTTTTCTCCGTGGAACTGGAAGCGGAAAGCCACGCCCAGATTGTGTACAAGGCCCATGAACTGATCGACATTTCCGACGGTGCAGTGACGATGAAGCTGGTGGGCAAGTCGCATCCCAACCGTGCCATTGCCTTCCTTACCGAGGTCTATCCGCCGGGTGCCGACACCGGAGCGGAGATGCTCACCCACGATGGCGAAGAGACCGGCATCCTCCTTGAAGGCCGCCTGGAACTGGTGGTTGGCACCGAGACCTTCGTCCTCGAAGAAGGTGACAGCTACTATTTCGAGAGCACCCGCCCGCACCGTTTCCGCAACCCTTTCGATGAGCCGGCCCGGCTGATCAGCGCTGCAACGCCGTCGAACTTTTGATCCAGCGCAGTGCATTGATTCGGCAATACCCCTTTCCCGAGTAGGGTCGTTTCACGGCTTCCGGGTTCCCGCTATACTTTTCAACGCTCGCATTACCGTGGCCGCGGGCGTGATTAGCCACCATGAGGGTGTTCGCGTGAACCAAATCAAGAAGATGCTGGCCGTACCAGCAGCCGTATTCGCCCTTTGGGCAATGAGCGCAACCGCTGCGACCAACGATGACATTGCCAAACGCCTGGAGCCGGTTGGCCAAGTGTGCGTCCAGGGCCAGGAATGCAAGGGCATGGAGGTGGCCGCTTCGGCTGGCGGTGGCGGTGCCAAGACACCGGATGAAATCATCGCCAAGCATTGCAACGCCTGCCATGGCAGCGGCCTGCTCGGCGCGCCGAAAATTGGCGACACCGCTGCGTGGAAAGAGCGCGCCGATCACCAGGGCGGCCTTGACGGCATCCTGGCCAAGGCCATCACCGGGATCAACGCCATGCCCCCCAAGGGCACCTGCGCCGATTGCTCGGATGATGACCTCAAAGCGGCCATCCAGAAAATGTCCGGGCTTTGAGCCTGGGTTGAATTGCCAATAGCCCGCCTTCCATGGCGGGCTTTGTCTTTGCGCAGGCAACGAACCCGCGCCGGTTCATGTCCAACCCCTGAACCCACGGAAGATTCAGGAGGCCAAGATGCACCTATGCTCCATCGACCAGGCAGTCGAGCAGGTCTTGTCACGCCTACCCGCGCATATCCACATGGGCCTGCCGCTGGGTCTTGGCAAACCCAATGCCTTCGTCAATGCGTTGTACGCCCGGGTGCGTGACCTGCCAGAGCGCCGCTTGACGATCTACACGGCCTTGTCGCTTGGCCGCCCACCTTTGGGCGACGGCCTGCAACGGCGCTTCCTCGAGCCCTTCATCGAACGTGTGTTCGCCGACTACCAGGAGCTCACCTATCTCGCCGACCTGCGCAATGACCAACTGCCGCCGAACATCCGCGTCGAGCAGTTTTTCATGCAGCCCGGCGGCCTGTTGCACAGTGATTGCGCGCAGCAGGAGTACGTCAGCAGCAACTACAGCCATGCAGCCCGCGACATCAACGCCAAGGGTCTCAACCTGATCGCGCAACTGGTAGCCGCCACACCGGAAAGGCCAGTGCACTTGAGCCTGGCCTGCAACCCCGACATCACCCTCGACCTGCTGCCGATGATCGCCAAGCGCCGTGAGGCCGGTGAAACCATCCTCATGCTCGGACAGGTGCATGCCGAGCTGCCCTACATGCCCGGCGATTCGGAGTTGGGCATGGAGGCGTTCGACCTGCTGATCGATCAGGTGGAACAAAGTCGGCTGTTCTCCACCCCGAACATGCCGGTTACCACCCAGGACCATTGCATCGGCCTGCACGCCAGTACCCTGGTGCGCGATGGCGGCACCCTGCAGATCGGCATCGGCGCCATGGGTGATGCCGTGGCCGCTGCGTTGCTGGCGCGCCAAGGCGACAATTCTGGTTACCGAGCACTGATGGGCGAGCTGGATGTAGGGCCGTGGCAAACCCTGATCGAGCGGGAAGGGGGGCTCGATGCTTTCGGCCAAGGCCTCTACGGTTGCAGTGAGATGTTCGTCAACGGCCTGCTGGCTCTCGCCGAAGCCGGGGTGGTGCGGCGCCCTGCTGACGAGCAAGGCGTACTGGTTCACGGCGGCTTCTTCCTCGGCCCGCAGGCGTTCTATCAGCGCTTGCGGGAGATGCCGCTGGAGCAGCGCGCTCAGTTTGCCATGACGCGCATCAGCTTCATCAACGAGCTGTATGGCCAGGAAGAACTGAAGCGCCGCCAGCGGCGTGATGCCCGCTTCATAAACACAGTGTTCACCATGACGCTGCTCGGCGCGGGGGTAGCCGACCAGCTGGAGGATGGCCGCGTGCTCAGCGGCGTGGGCGGGCAATACAACTTCGTCGCACAGGGGCACGCGCTGGAGGGCGGGCGATCCATCCTGTTGCTGCGCAGTTGGCGCGAGGCCGGCGGCGAGGTCAGCTCAAACCTGCTCTGGGCCTACGGCCATTGCACCATCCCCCGGCACTTGCGCGACATCGTCGTGACCGAGTACGGCATCGCCGATTTGCGTGGGCAGACTGACAGCGAAGTGATCGCACGGCTGCTGGCGATCAGTGATTCGAGGTTCCAGGGCGATCTGATCGAGCAGGCCAAGCAGGCCGGCAAGCTCGCAAAAGACTTTCAGCTGGATGCGCGGTTTACCGACAACACGCCTGAGCGACTTGAGCAAATCAGGGCGCGGCATTCGCGGCTGTTCCCGGAGTATCCGTTGGGGACTGATTTCACGGCCGAGGAACGGGACTTGTTGCGGGCTTTGAGCTGGCTCAAAAGCAAGTTCAGGTTGAGCGAGGTGCTGGAGCTGGGCAAGGCAGCGCTGGATGCACCGGGGCCGGAGGGGTATGCGGCGCAGTTGGCGCGCATGCAACTGGATGAGCCACGAGGGCTCAAAGAAGAGCTGTATCAGCGGTTGCTATTGGCAGGATTGGCGGCGACGCGGTGATTGCCGGCGCTGCTTTGCAGCCCATCGCGACACAAGGCCGCTCCTACAGAAGCTCGGCGGTCCTGTAGGAGCGGCCTTGCGTCGCGAAGGGCCGCATAGCGGCCCCAATGGCCGTCACTCGATGAAGCTGACCACACCACCTTCCAGCGACTTCACCCGGGCCAGCGATTCTACGCGATAACCCTGGCCGTCCAGCTCTGCACGGCCACCCTGGAACGACTTCTCGATGACGATACCCAGGCCGGCCACGGTGGCACCGGCCTGCTTGATGATCGAGATCAGTGCCTGCGAGGCTTTGCCGTTGGCCAGGAAGTCATCGATCACCAGTACGCGATCGCTGCTGTTGAGGTGGCGCGGCGAGATCGCCACGGTGTTCTCGGTCTGCTTGGTGAAGGAATACACCGAGGCAGTCAGCAGGTTCTCGGTCAGGGTCAGGGACTGATGCTTGCGCGCGAAGATCACCGGAACGCCCAGCTTCAGGCCAGTCATCACCGCCGGCGCAATACCCGAGGCTTCGATGGTGACGATCTTGGTCACACCGGCATCGGCGTAAAGGCGGGCGAACTCGTCACCGATCAGCTGCATCAGCGCAGGGTCGATCTGGTGATTGAGAAACGCATCGACTTTGAGAACCTGATCGGAAAGCACGATGCCTTCGTCGCGAATCTTCTGCTGCAGTGCTTCCACTGTGTATCTCCGATGTAGCAAAGGTGGCCGCAAAGAGCGGCAGAGTTAAAGAGTAATGGTTGATCAGCGTTTGAGCATTGCCCGGATATCGGCCAGTGCGTTGTTGCCACGCGCGGCTTTGACTTCCACTGGCGCATCGTCCAGGCCTTCCCAGGCCAGGTCGTCCGGCGGCAGTTCGTCGAGGAACCGGCTGGGCGTGCAGTCGATGATTTCGCCGTACTGCTTGCGTTTGGCAGCGAAGGTGAAGGCCAGGGTCTGGCGGGCGCGGGTAATGCCCACGTAGGCCAGGCGGCGTTCCTCTTCGATGGTGTCGGCTTCGATGCTCGAGCGGTGGGGGAGGATTTCCTCCTCCATGCCCATGATGAACACGTAAGGGAATTCCAGGCCTTTGGACGCGTGCAGGGTCATCATTTGCACCCCCTCGGCGTTTTCTTCCTCTTCCTGCTGGCGCTCGAGCATGTCGCGCAGCACCAGCTTGCCGATGGCGTCCTCGATGGTCATGTCACCCTCTTCGTCCTTCTCGAGGGTGTTCTTCAGCGCTTCGACCAGGAACCAGACGTTGCTGATGCGAAATTCCGCAGCCTTGTCGCTGGCCGTCTGCTGGCGGATCCAGTTTTCGTAGTCGATGTCGCGGATCATCTCGTGCAGCGCGGCAATCGGGTCTTCCAGGGCGACTTTGTGGCGCACGCCGTCGAGCCAGTGCTTGAAACGCTGCAGACGCTCGGTATAACGCGCGTCCAGATGCTCGCCCAGGCCCAGCTCCTCGCTGGCGGCATACATCGAGACGCCCCGTTCGGTGGCGTAGTTGCCGAGCTTTTCCAGGGTGGTCGAGCCGATCTCGCGGCGCGGTACGTTGATCACCCGCAGGTAGGCGTTATCGTCGTCCGGGTTCACCAGCAAGCGCAGGTAGGCCATCAGGTCCTTGACCTCCTGACGGCCGAAGAAGCTGTTGCCGCCCGACAGGCGATACGGTACCTGGTGATGCTGCAGTTTCAGCTCGATCAGCTTGGCCTGGTAGTTGCCGCGGTAGAGGATGGCGAAGTCGCTGTAAGGGCGGTTGGTGCGCAGGTGCAAGGTGAGGATTTCCATGGCCACACGCTCGGCCTCGGCTTCCTCGTTCTTGCAGCGGATCACACGGATTTCGTCGCCCACGCCCATCTCGCTCCACAGCTGCTTCTCGAACGCATGCGGATTGTTGGCGATCAGCACGTTGGCGCAGCGCAGGATGCGGCTGGTGGAGCGGTAGTTCTGTTCGAGCATGACGATTTTCAGGGAAGGGTAATCTTCCTTGAGCAGCATCAGGTTCTCGGGGCGCGCACCACGCCAGGCGTAGATCGACTGGTCATCGTCACCCACTACTGTGAACTGGTTGCGCATGCCGATCAGCATTTTCACCAGCAGGTACTGGCTGGCGTTGGTGTCCTGGTATTCGTCCACCAGCAGGTAGCGCACGCGGTTCTGCCAGCGCTCCAGCACTTCGGGGTGCTCCTGGAACAGCTTGACCGGCTGCAGGATCAGGTCGTCGAAGTCCACCGCGTTGAACGCCTTGAGCGTGCGCTGGTAGTGGGTATAGACAATGGCGGCGGTCTGCTCGCGCGGGTTGCGCGCTTTTTCCAGGGCTTCGGCGGGCAGGATCAGGTCGTTCTTCCAGGCACCGATCATGTTCTTGATCTCGTCGATGCCGTCGTCGCCGGAATATTCTTTCTGCATGATGTCCGACAGCAGCGCCTTGATGTCGGATTCGTCGAAGATCGAAAAGCCCGGCTTGTAGCCCAGCTTGTCGTGCTCCTTGCGGATGATGTTCAGGCCCAGGTTGTGGAAGGTACATACCGTCAGGCCCCGGCCTTCCCCCGGGCGCAGCAGGGTGGCGACCCGTTCCTTCATCTCGCGCGCGGCCTTGTTGGTGAAGGTCATCGCGACGATGTACTGGGCACGGATGCCGCAGTTCTGGATCAGGTGGGCAATCTTGCGCGTAATCACGCTGGTCTTGCCGGAGCCTGCACCGGCGAGCACCAAAAGAGGGCCGCCGACGTAGTCACGGGCTTCCTGTTGCCTGGGATTGAGTCGGGACATGCTAGAAACCGGGGGTCGCCAGAAAATAGCCGCGCATTCTAACAGGCATGGGGCCATTGTGGCGCGACCGTCTGACGTCTGAGTCAGACTTTGTATCGCGCATAGCATTAGTCAGGCTCATGCTATTCATGGAAAAAATCGTATTTGCTGGTTTATCCACTTTCGAGCAGGATGCACGTCAAAATGTGTCGGGACGCGCTGTGGGCAAGGATATGTCTAAAAGTGAAAATCATTTTCATTTATCCAGTAGCATACCCGGCCTCCCTCGTGCCACCGTCCCCGCTTTAAGGAGCCCGCTTGTCCACGCCTGTCGAACCTTTGCGTTTGCTGTTGTTGGCTGATGAGCCGGAATGGGCCGCCTTGTTGCGCGAATGCCTGCTGCCGCTGAACGGTGCAGCGGTACTGCTGACTGCGCCCAACTGGGCTGCAGTCGACAGCCTTTTCAGCCAAGACCGCCAGGCCGTCATCCTGGCGACCCAGGCCCTGCAACCCGCGCCGGGGCGCTGCGAGCTGCCAACTATCCTGTTGCTTGACGATGAGCCGGTGGCCCCACCCACAGGCGTCAGCGACTGGCTGGTGCGCAGCCAGCTCAATGCCGATGCGCTTCGCCGTTCGTTGCGCCACGTGCGCGAACGTGGCGTGCTGGTGGCCACCTTGCAGCGCCTGGCCGAGCAGGACCCGCTGACCGGCATCGCCAACCGCCAGGGTTTTCAGGCCCTGCTGACGGCACGGCTGGCGGAGAACGACGGGCGCGGGGTGGCCCTTGGGCACCTGGACCTGGACAACTTTCGTCACGTCAACGATGCTCTCGGCCACCAGGGTGGCGACCGGCTGATCCTGCAGGTGGTGTCACGCCTGAAGCAGCAACTGGAGGCCGGCGACCAGCTGGCGCGCCTGGGCAGTGATGAATTTGCCCTGCTGATCGACACCCGTCGCGACACCGGCCGCGCCGAGCGCATCGCCGAACGCATCGTCGAAGCCCTCGCCGAGCCTTATTGGATCGACGGCGAAAGCCTGTTGCTTGGCTGCAGCCTGGGCCTGGCCCACGCCCGCGCGCAAAGTGGCGCCGACCCATTGATGTGGCATGCGCACATCGCCATGCGCCAGGCCAAGAGCAGCCAGGGCTGTACCTTTCATGTGTTCAATGAGCGGATCAACCGCAACGCCCGCAGCCTCGCCGACCTGGAAGGCGAACTGCGCAGGGCCCTGCGCCGTGATGAACTGGAGCTGCACTACCAGCCGCGACTGAACCTGGCCGATGGCAGCATCGTCGGCCTTGAGGCGCTGGTGCGCTGGCGTCATGCCGAGCGCGGCCTGTTGCCGCCGAGCGAGTTCGTGCCGCTGGCCGAGCAGAGCGGGCTGATCGTACCGTTGGGCTACTGGGTTATATCCCGTGCCCTGCGTGACATGCAGGCCTTGCGCGAGAGCGGCCTGGCACCACTGCACATGGCGGTCAACCTGAGCTTTCGCCAGTTCCAGGACAGCCAGCTGCTGGCCACCCTGAGCCGGCTGATCATCGAGCATGGCGTCGATGCCCGCTGGCTGGAGTTCGAGCTGACCGAGACGGCGGTGATGCGCCGCAATGAGCTGGTCCGCCAGACCATGGATGCCCTGGGGCGCCTGGGCGTGCGCTTCTCGCTCGACGACTTCGGAACCGGCTTCTCATCCTTCGTGCACCTGAACAGCCTGCCGATCACCTTGCTGAAGGTCGATCGCAGCTTTGTCGCCGAAATGGAGATGCGCGAGGAAAACCGCAAGCTGGTGCACGCGATGATCAACCTGGCGCACAACCTCAACCTCGAGGTGGTGGCCGAGGGCGTTGAGAGCCCTGAGCAGATGGCCCTGCTACGCGAGTTTGGCTGTGACCAGGTGCAGGGGTTTCTGGTCAGCAAGCCACTGCCGGTGGATGAGCTGGTGGAATATCTGTCGGGAAGCGTCCCGCCTCAGGTGGTGAGTCTTTGAGGCTGTAGGGGAGGGCTTTGCCCTCCTTTCGCGACGCAAGGCCGCTCCTGCAAGCAGTGCAAGACAGCCCCGGCAATCATGCAGGTATCACCGCTTTTGCAGTCACCCCTGCTTTCCCCAGCATCCGCTTCATCCGCCATTCAAAGGCCAGGGTCAGCGCCACCGAAGCACACGCCAGCCCCAACGCCAGCCCCCACCACACACCGACCGCGCCGCCACCCAGGTTGAAGGTCAGCAACCACGCACTCGGCGCTCCGACCAGCCAGTAGCAGCAAAGCCCTATCAGGAAGGTGGTCTTGGCATCCTTCAACCCACGGATCGAGCCCATGGCAATGGTCTGCACGCCATCGAACAGCTCGAACCAGGCCGCCACCATCAGCAAGCTCACTGCCAACTGGTAGATCGCTGCAAACGCCGGATCATTGCCATCGATGAACAGGCTCACCAGCATCTCCGGGCGCAGCCAGAACAGTGCCGCGAAGGCGAACATGATCAGCGCGCCAAAGCTGATACCGACCCGCCCGGCGCTGCGCGCCGCCAGCAGGTTGCCGGCACCGTAATACAGCCCTACCCGCATGGTCACCGCATACGAGAGCCCGGTCGGCACCATGAACGCGGTCGAAACGATCTGCAGGGCAATCTGGTGGGCCGCAAGCTCGGTGCTGCCAAGCACACCCATGCACAGGGCGGCAAAGGCGAACAGGCCGACCTCCACCATGTAGGTGCCCCCGATCGGCAAGCCCAGGCGCCACAGCTCGCGCAAGGCCGGCAGCGAAGGACGCGACAGGCCCTTGCGCAGCGGATAGGCGGCGTAAGCCGGGTGCCAGCGGATGTATAAGGCCAGCGCGATGGCCATGCCCATCGACACCACGGCGGTGACCAGGCCGATGCCCATCAGGCCAAGCTTGGGCAGGCCAAACATGCCTTCGATCAGCGCGACGTTGAACAGGTAGTTGAGCACCGTGCCGACCAGGCTGATGACCATCACCGGGGTCGAGCGGCCCAGGGCGCTGGTGAAACCGCGCAAGGCCATGAAAGTCAGGTAGCCCGGTAACGCCAGTGGCAACAGGGTGAGGAACTCGGTGGCCGCAGCAACGTTTTCAGGCTGTTGGCCGAACAGCAGCAACACCGGTTTCAGGTTCCACAGCGCTAGTGCGGCCACCAGCGCCAGCCCCCAGGCCAGCCACAAACCGTTTTGCGCCAGCCGAGTGGCGCCCTCGATGTCATTGGCGCCCTTGCGGATCGCCACCAGCGTGCCAACTGCTGCGATTACTCCCAGGCAGAAGATCGACACGAACGAATAGCTCGCCGCCCCCAGCCCACCGCCGGCCAGCGCCTGAGGGCTGATGCGGGCCATCATCAAGGTGTCGGTCAGCACCATCAGCATGTGCGCCAACTGCGAGGCAACCAGCGGCCCGGCCAGGCGCAGCAAAGCCTTGAGTTCTGTGGTGGGCGCAACGTGCATGGGATGGTCCTTCTGACTCTGTGAGCGAGGGACGATTCTGAGGCTTCGGTCAACTTTGCACAAAAGGATAAAAACGATGATTGGCATGAGTTGAACTCATGCATATATGATTCTACGCATTCCTTCTCTGCCCCCGTAAGCAGGTGCCATATGTCCCGTCAGCTGCCTGCGCTGTATGCGCTGCGCGCATTCGAAGCCGCCGCGCGGCTCAGCTCGTTCACCCGTGCCGGCCAGGAACTGTCGATCACCCAGAGTGCGGTCAGCCGACACATCCGCACCCTGGAAGAGCACTTTGCCTGCCGCCTGTTCATCCGCAGCGGCCGCAGCCTGCAATTGACCGAGGCCGCACGGGTGCTGCTGCCCGGCGTGCGTGAGGGCTTTGCCGCGCTGGAGCGCGCATGCGACACCTTGCGCGGTGAGGACGACATACTGCGCATGAAGGCGCCGTCGACACTGACCATGCGCTGGCTGCTGGCGCGCCTGAGCCAGTTCCGGCACCTGCAGCCGGGCAACGAAGTGCAATTGACCAGCGCCTGGATGGATGTCGACCACGTGGACTTCAACCAGGAACCCTTCGACTGCGCGGTATTGCTCAGTGACGGCGTTTTTCCGCCGGACTGGGAGGTACGCCGGCTGTTTTCCGAGCTACTGATCCCGGTGGGCGCACCCGAGCTGCTCAATGAAGGCCCTTTGGACGAACGCCGGCTGGCCGGGATCGAACTGTTGCACCCGACCCCCGACAAGCGTGACTGGCGCGAATGGCTGGAGCGCATGGGGCTGGCAGACACTGTTTCACTCAAGGGTGGGCAGGTGTTCGACACGCTGGAACTGGGGATGATTGCGGCGGCGCGTGGTTACGGGATATCCATGGGTGACCTGCTGATGGTCGCCGAGGATGTCGCTCATGGTCGTTTGAGCCTGCCATGGCCGACGGCGGTGCCCAGCGGCATGGATTATTACCTGGTGTGGCCGCGGACCCGGCCGGGTGGTGAGCGGTTGCGGCGGTTGAGCGTGTTTCTGCAGGAAGAGGCGGCGGCGGTGAATTTGCCGGCTGTGCAGATCCTGCCGGCTATTTGATTGCCTGCACTGGCCTTATCGCCGGCAAGCCGGCTCCTACAGGTGTGGCGGTGCAGGCGAAGAAAACGTTTGCGAATATCCCGGTCCGACACTCAAGTATTCGCTGGCGACGCCGATTAAGTTGCACCAGCGTCCCGGAAGAGGGCGCGATTCTCCGTTGACAACAGCGGTCGGTCGGGGGGATCAGGATGATCCGGGCCGCCTGCCAGGAGCTTCCCATGTCTCAACCGCGTGCCCGAATCGCCTCGCAGCTGGGTATCGCCCTCGCCATCGTGCTGGCGCTGGTGATCACCGGCAGTACTCTGTTCGCCCTGCGTTCCCTGGACGACGCCAACCTCATCACGCG from Pseudomonas putida includes the following:
- the dadA gene encoding D-amino acid dehydrogenase, coding for MRVLVLGSGVIGTASAYYLARQGFEVTVVDRQPAVAMETSFANAGQISPGYASPWAAPGVPLKAIKWLLERHAPLAIKLTGDVDQYLWMAQMLRNCTASRYAVNKERMVRLSEYSRDCLDELRAETGIAYESRTLGTTQLFRTQAQLDAAAKDIAVLEQSGVPYELLDRDGIARVEPALAGVKDILAGALRLPNDQTGDCQLFTTKLAEMALKLGVEFRFGQDIQRLDFAGDRINGVWVDGKLETADRYVLALGSYSPQMLKPLGIKAPVYPLKGYSLTVPITNADMAPTSTILDETYKVAITRFDNRIRVGGMAEIAGFDLSLNPRRRETLEMIVNDLYPRGGDLSQASFWTGLRPATPDGTPIVGATAFRNLFLNTGHGTLGWTMACGSGRLLADLIARKKPQISAEGLDISRYGKTREVAKQGHTAPVHQ
- the alr gene encoding alanine racemase — encoded protein: MRPARALIDLQALRHNYRLARELTGAKALAVIKADAYGHGAVRCALALEAEADGFAVACIEEALELRAAGIKAPMLLLEGFFEASELSLIAEHDLWCVVHSLWQLEAIEKTPVHKPLTLWLKLDSGMHRVGLHPKDYHEAYQRLLASGKVARIVLMSHFARADELDADATEQQIAVFEAARQGLAAECSLRNSPGVLAWPHAPSDWVRPGIMLYGATPFEVAQAQAERLQPVMTLQSRVISVRELPAGEPVGYGAKFISPRPTRVGVVAMGYADGYPRQAPTGTPVMVAGKRSQLIGRVSMDMLCIDLTDVPEATIGSPVELWGKHVLASEVAMHAGTIPYQIFCNLKRVPLDYFGE
- a CDS encoding cupin domain-containing protein; the protein is MDVGERLQAIRKLKGLSQRELAKRAGVTNSTISMIEKNSVSPSISSLRKVLSGIPMSMVEFFSVELEAESHAQIVYKAHELIDISDGAVTMKLVGKSHPNRAIAFLTEVYPPGADTGAEMLTHDGEETGILLEGRLELVVGTETFVLEEGDSYYFESTRPHRFRNPFDEPARLISAATPSNF
- a CDS encoding c-type cytochrome; amino-acid sequence: MNQIKKMLAVPAAVFALWAMSATAATNDDIAKRLEPVGQVCVQGQECKGMEVAASAGGGGAKTPDEIIAKHCNACHGSGLLGAPKIGDTAAWKERADHQGGLDGILAKAITGINAMPPKGTCADCSDDDLKAAIQKMSGL
- a CDS encoding acetyl-CoA hydrolase/transferase C-terminal domain-containing protein, whose protein sequence is MHLCSIDQAVEQVLSRLPAHIHMGLPLGLGKPNAFVNALYARVRDLPERRLTIYTALSLGRPPLGDGLQRRFLEPFIERVFADYQELTYLADLRNDQLPPNIRVEQFFMQPGGLLHSDCAQQEYVSSNYSHAARDINAKGLNLIAQLVAATPERPVHLSLACNPDITLDLLPMIAKRREAGETILMLGQVHAELPYMPGDSELGMEAFDLLIDQVEQSRLFSTPNMPVTTQDHCIGLHASTLVRDGGTLQIGIGAMGDAVAAALLARQGDNSGYRALMGELDVGPWQTLIEREGGLDAFGQGLYGCSEMFVNGLLALAEAGVVRRPADEQGVLVHGGFFLGPQAFYQRLREMPLEQRAQFAMTRISFINELYGQEELKRRQRRDARFINTVFTMTLLGAGVADQLEDGRVLSGVGGQYNFVAQGHALEGGRSILLLRSWREAGGEVSSNLLWAYGHCTIPRHLRDIVVTEYGIADLRGQTDSEVIARLLAISDSRFQGDLIEQAKQAGKLAKDFQLDARFTDNTPERLEQIRARHSRLFPEYPLGTDFTAEERDLLRALSWLKSKFRLSEVLELGKAALDAPGPEGYAAQLARMQLDEPRGLKEELYQRLLLAGLAATR
- a CDS encoding xanthine phosphoribosyltransferase, which produces MEALQQKIRDEGIVLSDQVLKVDAFLNHQIDPALMQLIGDEFARLYADAGVTKIVTIEASGIAPAVMTGLKLGVPVIFARKHQSLTLTENLLTASVYSFTKQTENTVAISPRHLNSSDRVLVIDDFLANGKASQALISIIKQAGATVAGLGIVIEKSFQGGRAELDGQGYRVESLARVKSLEGGVVSFIE